In a genomic window of Methylobacter sp. YRD-M1:
- the rsmA gene encoding 16S rRNA (adenine(1518)-N(6)/adenine(1519)-N(6))-dimethyltransferase RsmA codes for MAHIPRKRFGQNFLHDYRIIYDIISSLQTKPGEHWVEIGPGQGALTEPLLKEGVHLDVVELDRDLVALLREKFKQHDNLRIHSADALKFDFSSLVDDSRKLRVVGNLPYNISTPLMFHLLDNASCIQDMHFMLQKEVVDRICAAPGSKKYGRLSVMMQYYCATELLFDVPPESFDPPPKVMSAIVRLIPHQQPPVEVHDVAKLNKVVTQAFSQRRKTLRNSLKTLIAEEDIEALNIDPTLRAETISLSDFAKLSNLLQNDAA; via the coding sequence ATGGCGCATATACCACGCAAACGCTTTGGTCAGAACTTTCTACACGACTACCGGATTATTTACGACATTATTTCCAGCCTACAAACCAAGCCCGGCGAGCATTGGGTCGAAATCGGCCCGGGTCAGGGGGCGCTGACGGAGCCGTTGCTGAAGGAAGGAGTCCATCTTGATGTGGTCGAACTCGACAGGGATCTGGTCGCGCTGCTCAGGGAAAAATTCAAGCAGCACGATAACCTGCGCATACACAGCGCCGACGCCCTGAAGTTTGATTTCTCATCGCTTGTCGACGACAGCCGGAAACTGCGCGTGGTCGGCAACCTGCCCTACAATATCTCCACGCCGCTGATGTTCCATCTGCTGGACAATGCGTCCTGCATACAGGACATGCATTTCATGCTGCAGAAGGAAGTCGTCGACCGGATCTGCGCCGCACCCGGCAGCAAGAAGTACGGCAGGCTCAGCGTCATGATGCAGTATTACTGCGCGACCGAACTTCTGTTTGATGTCCCGCCCGAAAGCTTTGACCCGCCGCCTAAGGTCATGTCGGCGATCGTGCGGCTGATTCCGCACCAGCAGCCGCCGGTTGAAGTCCACGATGTCGCCAAACTCAACAAGGTGGTCACGCAAGCCTTTTCGCAACGGCGCAAGACGCTGCGCAATTCCCTGAAAACACTCATTGCCGAGGAAGATATAGAGGCCCTGAACATCGATCCGACGCTGCGGGCCGAGACCATTTCGCTGAGCGATTTCGCCAAACTGAGCAATCTGCTGCAAAACGATGCCGCCTGA
- the pdxA gene encoding 4-hydroxythreonine-4-phosphate dehydrogenase PdxA: MTASSALQRLALTPGEPAGIGPDLCVQLAQQDLPCEIVAIASPDLLEQRARQLGLNIRIKAFDSTLPPSPQQAGSLTVLPVELAEPAQCGQLNPGNSRYVLKTITKATKGCMEGLFDALVTGPVHKGIINDAGFTFSGHTEYIADMTGGHPVMMLATPGLRVALVTTHLPLSEVSAAITHSRLRAVLCILDQDLRSRFKLDNPRILVCGLNPHAGESGHLGREEIEVIEPVLDSLRKQGMNLQGPLPADTLFTPKYLASADAVLAMYHDQGLPVLKHMGFGQAVNITLGLPIIRTSVDHGTALDLAGTGKAEIGSLLSAIQTALLMATNSTR, translated from the coding sequence CAGGATTTGCCCTGTGAAATCGTCGCCATCGCCAGCCCGGATTTATTGGAGCAGCGTGCCCGGCAATTGGGCCTGAATATCAGAATAAAAGCATTTGACAGTACGCTGCCGCCCAGCCCCCAGCAGGCCGGCAGTCTGACTGTGCTGCCCGTTGAACTGGCGGAACCGGCCCAATGCGGCCAGCTAAATCCTGGCAACAGCCGCTATGTGCTGAAAACGATCACGAAAGCCACTAAAGGCTGCATGGAAGGCTTGTTTGACGCCCTGGTGACAGGCCCCGTACACAAAGGCATCATCAATGACGCCGGTTTCACGTTCAGCGGCCATACCGAATACATTGCCGACATGACCGGCGGGCATCCGGTCATGATGCTGGCCACACCCGGCCTGCGCGTGGCGCTGGTCACGACTCACCTGCCGCTGTCGGAAGTCAGCGCGGCCATCACCCATTCGCGGTTAAGAGCCGTGCTGTGCATCCTGGACCAGGACCTGCGCTCGCGCTTCAAGCTGGACAATCCGCGCATCCTGGTCTGCGGCCTGAATCCGCATGCCGGCGAGAGCGGCCACCTCGGCCGCGAGGAGATCGAAGTTATCGAGCCTGTGCTCGACAGCCTGCGCAAACAGGGCATGAATCTGCAAGGCCCACTGCCGGCAGACACGCTGTTCACGCCGAAATATCTGGCATCGGCCGATGCCGTGCTGGCGATGTACCACGATCAGGGCCTGCCCGTGCTCAAGCACATGGGCTTCGGACAGGCCGTCAACATCACGCTGGGCCTGCCGATCATCCGCACGTCCGTGGACCACGGCACGGCTCTGGATCTGGCCGGCACCGGCAAAGCCGAAATCGGCAGCCTGCTCAGCGCCATACAAACCGCATTACTCATGGCAACCAACTCGACTCGATAA